In Epinephelus fuscoguttatus linkage group LG15, E.fuscoguttatus.final_Chr_v1, a genomic segment contains:
- the si:ch211-13f8.1 gene encoding uncharacterized protein si:ch211-13f8.1: MEEEKVVDNIQAKSSSPLPTGVPINWGLITGPVPEPVFPAPSLSTQLPPTESSAVHALQTKVKSLTQRRTRGRDREKERERLDTEVLVSSPTGQISSEVLLRQRPRGKGPVPLPALSWRSGAGKTLSSSDEEEEVEVQVSFEIHSPPAEARGEPLLQEGEKTEDERSEKNEDRVSSLTGQLCGLGEGTSLESLVSDNSSSSKDDPSPPPRLPVLSCFPVTTSAPAASSISSSTSTRHWAPPKGFWRVARPETLLLNGVVPNNIPSSLPLKDHTQTEVLAEPQMKSKQAETGTKSDVGSVVDITDASSELKLLDSVESYLDRCEQKETDAGDVAKGLCNSDSWESVSSQSGVVSADEKLKVKQRAYAKLRERQQNCREERDQSGEESASCYGDATCRVDCTGAHGALDSSDSAILAQELEPYLRSLLVITDDLPLSPRHEQAKRLLERARLKARSNHIKGDRPCRRSHSDQRSTVKKQQVESPSPTPEQKAVQTKEDHAAQTGSGPLLIPNQRSTSPSDQGGRSRRYGCSPTRVRFEDESEKEAESRYLDRVRQRSRPGQPKSKSKDSNTDSSSSGSERSRSHRSVSMPPQKQEVVGVSGEPTTVIKEIIVLVKKCEACGSVVREPQPVSSPSEPKNTEPKQPEDPREKVAPRWVPHNKPEASTRPKAPLTVTFAGAYVLGENKESSTGWKSSGFGKLRRRSRKGESRLESGHGPYGPSWAQRRNSNPRNRVNLSRAVSFAPDSPVALEPRLLDGLRESPPPSLPIKSALKSSSRNRSAAGQSTVQFQMTSNQGGEGGPSALLDSPEARRECAAALTQGTPATSSQVPCIRPSTLRYSPARLTTDLPAAELWDATPDGSGLSDPGSGPECRPALRGLAMSRAEDLRAELLRAEHLKAEALWEENSDGSRKLDGRPKLFLRRFFSSIGLNSVGRLVKGGRSSSMEHLSIPTAPRVSSASPSPTRRPQPTIRMQRTPSLQTLHTVLPLAQLRKASSVQSLERRTERSTILGEVQIPYGLAPSPDSPQLELHRALSVEDVLPSRIARPVGRVTQAFPDGTLLLELVRPPNGPFGFVISRGKGRPDTGVYVEKVGDGGPEGPYTGLLGIGDEILQVNGEAVAGLSLDHVTRLMTRESTASLRIMPARRNQR; this comes from the exons ATGGAGGAAGAGAAGGTGGTTGATAATATCCAAGCAAAATCCAGCTCCCCTTTACCTACTGGGGTTCCCATTAACTGGGGACTCATCACTGGCCCTGTCCCTGAACCGGTGTTCCCAGCGCCGTCTCTGAGCACTCAGCTTCCACCTACTGAGAGTTCTGCTGTGCATGCACTGCAGACCAAGGTGAAGTCGCTCACGCAGAGAAGGACAAGAGGGAGAGATCGGGAGAAAGAACGAGAGAGGTTGGACACGGAGGTCTTAGTGAGCAGTCCGACTGGGCAGATTTCATCTGAAGTCCTTCTCAGGCAGAGGCCCAGAGGAAAGGGTCCAGTACCTCTGCCTGCCCTCTCCTGGCGATCAGGTGCTGGGAAGACCTtgagcagcagtgatgaagaggaggaggtagagGTGCAAGTCAGTTTTGAGATCCACAGCCCTCCAGCTGAAGCACGAGGAGAGCCGCTGCTtcaggagggagagaaaactgAAGATGAGAGGTCAGAGAAAAATGAGGACCGGGTCAGTTCTCTGACAGGCCAGCTTTGTGGACTTGGGGAGGGTACGAGTCTGGAGAGTCTTGTGTCTGATAACTCAAGCAGCAGTAAGGATGacccatcccctcctcctcgtctACCTGTGCTCTCCTGTTTTCCTGTCACCACCTCTGCTCCTGCAGCATCGTCCATTTCTTCCTCCACGTCAACCAGACATTGGGCACCACCCAAGGGCTTCTGGAGAGTGGCACGCCCTGAGACACTGCTTCTAAATGGGGTTGTCCCGAACAACATACCCTCCTCTTTACCTCTGAAGGACCACACTCAGACAGAAGTACTGGCAGAGCCTCAAATGAAGTCTAAACAAGCTGAAACAGGCACCAAGAGTGATGTGGGAAGTGTGGTAGATATCACTGACGCATCCTCAGAACTCAAACTCTTGGACAGTGTGGAGAGCTACCTGGACAGGTGTGAGCAGAAGGAGACAGACGCTGGTGATGTAGCCAAAGGACTGTGCAATTCAGACAGCTGGGAGAGCGTGTCCTCTCAAAGTGGGGTGGTCTCTGCTGATgagaagctgaaggtgaagcaGAGAGCTTATGCAAAGTTGAGGGAAAGACAACAAAActgcagggaggagagagaTCAGAGTGGAGAAGAAAGTGCCAGCTGTTATGGAGATGCGACATGCAGAGTGGACTGTACAG GTGCACATGGGGCTTTGGACAGCTCAGACTCAGCCATCCTCGCGCAGGAACTTGAACCCTATCTGAG GTCACTTCTTGTAATCACTGATGATCTCCCTCTGAGCCCGAGACACGAGCAAGCCAAGCGTCTTCTGGAGCGAGCACGACTCAAGGCTCGCTCCAATCACATTAAAGGCGATCGCCCCTGCAGACGCTCCCATTCCGATCAGAGATCCACTGT AAAGAAGCAGCAAGTTGAGTCTCCCAGTCCAACACCAGAGCAGAAAGCTGTTCAAACCAAAGAAGATCATGCGGCTCAAACTGGATCCGGTCCCCTCCTCATCCCAAACCAAAGAAGCACTTCCCCCAGTGATCAAGGTGGTCGATCCAGACGCTATGGTTGCTCGCCTACACGGGTGCGCTTCGAGGACGAATCAGAGAAAGAAGCAGAGTCTCGGTACTTGGATAGGGTGAGGCAGCGTAGCAGGCCCGGGCAGCCAAAGTCCAAGAGTAAAGACAGCAATACGGATTCTAGCAGCAGTGGTTCAGAGAGGAGCAGAAGCCATAGAAGTGTCtccatgcctccacagaaacaAGAAGTTGTGGGTGTCAGTGGTGAACCCACAACAGTGATTAAAGAGATAATAGTGCTGGTGAAGAAGTGTGAGGCATGTGGCTCTGTAGTCAGGGAGCCTCAGCCAGTCTCATCACCGTCAGAGCCAAAGAACACTGAGCCAAAGCAGCCTGAGGACCCACGGGAGAAAGTGGCTCCTCGCTGGGTGCCTCATAACAAGCCAGAGGCAAGCACTCGTCCTAAAGCTCCTCTAACTGTCACCTTTGCCGGAGCTTACGTGCTGGGGGAAAATAAAGAGAGCAGCACAGGGTGGAAATCATCAGGGTTTGGGAAACttaggaggaggagcaggaagggTGAAAGTCGGTTGGAGTCTGGCCATGGCCCTTACGGTCCATCTTGGGCTCAGCGGCGTAACTCAAATCCCAGGAACAGGGTCAACTTGAGCAGAGCTGTTTCCTTTGCCCCAGATAGCCCCGTCGCTCTGGAGCCCCGCTTGCTGGACGGATTAAGGGAATCACCTCCCCCATCGCTGCCTATCAAGTCAGCCCTGAAGTCAAGTTCAAGAAATCGCTCTGCTGCAGGTCAGTCCACAGTTCAGTTCCAGATGACCTCAAATCAGGGAGGTGAGGGAGGACCATCTGCCCTCCTGGACTCTCCAGAGGCAAGAAGGGAGTGCGCAGCGGCTTTGACTCAAGGGACCCCTGCAACAAGCAGCCAGGTGCCCTGTATCAGGCCCTCCACCCTGAGGTACTCTCCGGCCCGGCTCACCACTGACCTGCCAGCTGCTGAACTCTGGGATGCCACTCCAGATGGATCAG GTCTGAGTGACCCTGGTTCCGGTCCTGAGTGTCGCCCCGCTCTGCGTGGCCTGGCCATGTCTCGGGCCGAGGAcctcagagcagagctgctgagaGCAGAACACCTGAAAGCTGAGGCCTTATGGGAGGAAAACTCTGACGGCTCCAG AAAGCTGGATGGACGGCCAAAGCTCTTCCTGCGTCGCTTCTTTTCCTCTATTGGTCTGAACAGTGTTGGTAGACTAGTGAAAGGAGGCCGCTCCAGCAGCATGGAGCACCTCAGTATCCCCACAGCCCCACGGGTCAGCTCTGCATCCCCGAGCCCCACACGCAGACCCCAGCCCACCATCCGCATGCAGAGGACACCCTCACTGCAAACCCTACACACA GTGCTGCCACTGGCCCAACTGCGCAAAGcctcctctgtgcagagtttagagaggagaacagagcgTTCAACAATACTGGGAGAGGTGCAGATACCGTATGGCCTGGCACCCAG CCCCGACAGCCCTCAGCTGGAGCTTCACCGGGCCCTGAGTGTCGAGGATGTCCTCCCCTCCAGAATTGCGCGTCCAGTAGGCCGGGTCACCCAGGCTTTCCCCGATGGGACCCTCCTCCTGGAGCTTGTCAGACCCCCAAACGGTCCCTTTGGTTTTGTCATCTCAAGGGGCAAAGGCAGACCAGacacag GTGTGTATGTAGAGAAGGTGGGTGACGGTGGCCCTGAAGGCCCTTACACAGGTCTCCTTGGCATCGGTGATGAAATTCTGCAGGTGAACGGAGAGGCAGTGGCTGGACTCAGTCTGGACCATGTGACGCGGCTCATGACCCGGGAGAGCACCGCTTCCCTTCGGATCATGCCGGCCCGACGCAACCAGCGCTGA